TCGAGCAATAGCAGGTTCTCTGTGGTTTTGTTCTTTTGCAGGAAACCGCTGAATGACCCGATAGCGATCTGGTAAATGGTATAGGCCATCCCAATCACAATAGCGGAGATGAGCATGGCAATACCCATCTCCATCAGCGTAAATGCTTTTGTCTTTTTCATGGGCCAGGCTGGATCACTTTTTTCATTAGTGCGATCTGCTGATCGACATCATCAAAGACCGCGATATCAAATTCGCTTAATGCCGGGTTGTCCGCTAAAGGTTTAATGGATGTTTCAATACGCCAGGTACCTTGTTTAAATGTCGTAGCCGAGAAATTATGACGGGCTTCGGCTTGGATCATTAAATCATTAGCCAATGCGGCGGCTCTTACTTTCTGTCCGGAAAGCGTACTGCGGGAAACATTGGTGAAAATGGTCATAGCCAAGCCAAACACCACCAGCAGCACGATCATGGCGACGATGACTTCCATAACGGAAGAGCTTCGGACTTTATTTGTCAGTTGAGCCATGCCAAAACCTTTTGAGTGGGACCGCTAACCGGGAACAAATCGCTGCTGAGATAGTAGGGAGATAACCTCGGGCCGTCTAAATTAATATTGATGAGATAATTCTCATAACGCGTGTAGCCGGACGTGTACACAAAACGATTGGTGAAAATTCCACCTTTGATAATAATGCCCGCATGTAGCCCCACATTGCCTTTGAGATAGACAATCCCCCTGATTTCCGTGTCTTTACCCAGATCGACAAACGGCAGTACCTTTCCCGGCTGCTGTTCATAGGTAAACAAAGCGCCGGAGAGCAGATTGTTGTTCCCGATAGTTATTTTTTGTGTGCCGTTATCGTTAGCAAAGCGTAATAACCCAATACAAGAGGGATAGTCAAACTGACAGCGTGCGCCAGTGGTAATAGAATCTGCTGCAAATAGTTGGCAGCGACCTCTAAAACCATTGGCTACATGAATAGCCTTGGCAAAAATTAGCACATCTTTAAGATGAGCAGTACTGTCTATTGTTAGTAAGGTATCTGATACGATGACTGCATTACCGCCGATAGTACAACCGCTCAATGTTGTTACCTTTTTACCAAGATCTATGCGGTGCGCCGACTGGATCCAAGAATAGTGAATGGAGTCAACATCTGACAGGTTTTTCACCATCCCGGTAGTATCTTTCCATAAAGTTTCCAACGCTTTTAACCGGGTGGTGTTCAACGCAGGTAATTCTTTAGCGCTGTTATACTGGTGTCCCTGGATAATTTGTTTAGGCCCCTGGTAGGCTTGTCCGTCCACATACGCCGGCCGGATACCCGCCTTGGGTATGAAGACATTGCCTTTAACGATTGTTTTGCCACTGACAGATATAGACCGGTCCTCATCAATCATATAAAGCGTAGCCCATTTAGCGGAGTCCACCCCATTGGCAATCGTAAATGTTTTATCCAAGGTATCAGCCTGAATAAAGCTGCGTACTACGCCAACGTCAAATATGCCCCAGGGCTTACGGCAAATAGCAATGCTGTCATTGTCCTGGCCAAAAAGACTCAGTCGGGTATAGCCCTGGGTTAACGGACTGTGTAATACAAGATTAATACCCGATTGCAAATTGTTGCGCAACTGCTGATAACGCAGCTGCTTGCTGTATTGTAAACGGTAAAATCCGGCGGCCATAATCAAGGATGAACAGATCACACCGATCACCAGCGCAATAACGATCACCATATATAAAGCAGCAGACCTGACCATCGCCTTAATGTTTTTGCGATTTGGCGGCAGCAGTCCTTTTATGACCCCAAAAATGAATACGTTGTAAGAATGGTCTTTTAAGACTTGGAGGTACCGGCTTTCCTAAATGGTATTTTTGGATAGTAACACCATCCTTATTATAAGTTTTTATTTTCCCCTCCAACAAGCCGTTGCGATAAACGCCGGATTGTTTCAGTTTCCCATCCTCGTCAAAAACGCTGAAATCGCCCGATTGGATACCTTCATGCCAGGTCACTATGGCTAACAGTTTTCCTTGTTCGTTCCATTTTTTCCATTCACCTGATTTCAGACCTTTTTTAAACTTTCCCTGTTCTTTTAATTCTTTATTCTCATAAAACTCGCTATAAGCACCGTTCAGCAACCGCCCACTGTAACCGCCCTGAGTGGTATGGACATGATTGCTGCTGTACCAATAATAAGTAAGGTGAGGATCGATTTCGGGGCCGGAATTAACAGGATTCGTTTCCAATAAAATGGTACTGCCATTTTCAACTACGCGTACTTTATTTAAGCCCAGGTCGGGCATTTTCTGGCTATAACCAGAAAACACGATTAAACATAACAGTATGGAAAAAAAGAGCTTCATTGTGCGCTGCGATCTATGGTAATAAATTTTGTTTGGCCGTTATAGCTCAATTTGACAGAATCCCGGAGGTTCTTGATCAACCGTACGTTACCGGCTGACTCCCCTTCCTGCAAACTAACATTGTTGCCATTGACCAAGAGAATAGCAATCAGCTTTTTGGAACCGGCGTTTCGGATAAAGCCAGCGTATTTAATGGCGCTCCAGTTTACAGTATTGTTCATCGGTTTAGGATTGAATGCCATAGAAACAGGCAAGCTTTTATGTATAGAAAGCACAGCTGTGTCTTTATGCGCTACTGGCGTCGAGCCAAATGGATCAGGATAATTCAATTGTAAACGAGTGGTGTCCGTCCTTTCGCTATAATCGTCGTAAGGCGTTTTAGCCATTTGTGCCTGCCGCATGACAGCTCCCTCGTCATCGTCATTCTTAGTTGCAGCCATCACCCTGTAGAGGATAGTGCCCCACACCACCGCCACCAGCGTAATCAGTAAATAATTTAAAGCCTTGTTCTTCATCGTCCCGGTTTATTGAATCACAAAATGCCGCAATGTACTGGCCTGGCCTTCATTACCGGCCGCATCAATGGCCGACACCTTCCAGTAAATCGTTTCGCCGGTCGTACCAAGGTTAAAATTATAGTTGGTAGTGCTCAATGCAACCGGAAAAGTGGAATTATACAAAGTGGTAGAATCCGCACGCAGCACATACAGCTTGTATTTTGTTGCGGTTGTAGTAGCACTCCATTGCAAACTGGCGGGCAAAGACAAAGACTGGTTATTGGCCGGAGCTGTCAGATTCACTCGGTTCGGTGGAGTGTGATCGTAGGTCATTGTATTGATAGCGGACCATTGCGCCTGTGCGGTGTCATTTTCGGCACGTACCCGCCATTGATAAGTCTGATCTTTTTGAAAATTAAAATTGAGCTGTTGCGCCGGTGTTACCTGGTTATAAACCAGGGTGTTTTCATCGGCAAAGCTATTGGTGTCGATTTCCAGCCGGTACTTAGTCGCACCATATAAGGAACCCCACTGAAAAGCGATAGTCGCCTGATTAGTTAGGAATCCATTAGCAGGGGAAGTTAATTGCACCTTTTGCTGTTTAATGGACGAAAAGAATATGGTGAAGTTACGTCCAGTAGAAAAAGCGGTTTTTGAGCTACCATTCTCGGCTTGCACTCGCCATTGATAAACACCCGGCTCCAGGTTAATGGAAAATACGTTAGTTTTTACGACCGTGTCTAAAACCAGACGCGACACCGAGTCAAACTTTGGCGCTACCACCTGTAAGCGGTAGGTCAACGCGTCGTCTACCTGATCCCACCAAAACTGGACGTTGTAATTGGCACTCTGGTAATTATTTCCCGGCGCCTCCGGCTGGATTTTACTGCCGCTGATGTCTGATTCAATGAATTCTTTACATGATGACGCCAGCCCACCTACCAGTACCATCAACATCAAATAATAAGGGATAAGGTTCAATTTCATTTAGAGCAAATTTGCTGATTTAAATTTAAGATAAGAATCCATAGTTTAATAAATTTTCGACTATACCTTCTTTCACGGGCGTTCGATTATTTATCGCGGCAATGATGATTTTAAATTAAATCACTGACTTGGTTGTCAAGTTTTAATATTTTACCTTCGCACACTGATAATATTATAATACAACCAAAACTTAATCACACATTATGCAACCCTTCCATTATATAGTGCTGATTTAATATAGCCACTCCCAATTTACATCAATCAACAATTATCATTCACGTAATGCCGTTTGCTACGGCCTAAATTTTATCATGAAAAAGTTAGCTTTCTCTTTGCTGGCGATGATGTTCGCTTTTAATTTCTCCCATGCACAATGGAATAACGGTACTAATATTACGAATAATAATACCGGTTATGTTGGCGTTTCTACAAGTCTATTTGTTTCTGGAGGTGCTTACCAATATGCGATACCCACCGGTGCACTATTAGTTGGACATTATCCTCAACAGGGTGTCTACATCCCGCCACCAACGCTGCCCTCTTATCAGCATTCCATTGTTATTGATCAACCCAATGACCGGATCTATATAACGCATGGAAACTCCGATCAGGGTGGTGGTATTCAGCGCCCCGGAGAAAATACGGGTGAAACGCGATTCTTCAGTTTACCAAATTATAATGCTTCTCAGCCAGGCTATCTGACATTTTACAACAACACAACAGAGAGTATGCGTTTGGTTAATGGTTATTTGGGTATTGGCACAGTCTCACCAAGCCAACCACTTTCGGTTAATATAAATGCTAGTGGTAAGGGTATAAGTTTAGGTAATTATAATACTCTTTCCGCTGGTGGTTTTGCTTTTGTTGGTATTACTGGTGCTGATGGTACTTTTAACGGAGGCAATCTTTCTTCCGGTGATAATGGGTCAACAGGGATGGCAATTGTGCACACCAGTGGCGGCCTGGGCAATAGCGCTGAATTAGCTTTCGTAACCCATAATAATGGCTCAGACTCAAGAGAACGGGTGCGCATAGATCGGTTCGGGAACGTAGGCATAGGTACGACAACTCCGCAAAAGAGCTTACATGTTGTAGGCACAGGAGCCACACTAGATGGTGGAGACACCTTTCCTTTTTTGGGAGGAGGCGCCGTTATTCAGGCAAACACAGGTAATCGTTCAACGACTAATGGGGCTCAGTTAGAATTCGCTATTCC
This region of Mucilaginibacter yixingensis genomic DNA includes:
- a CDS encoding toxin-antitoxin system YwqK family antitoxin, with amino-acid sequence MPDLGLNKVRVVENGSTILLETNPVNSGPEIDPHLTYYWYSSNHVHTTQGGYSGRLLNGAYSEFYENKELKEQGKFKKGLKSGEWKKWNEQGKLLAIVTWHEGIQSGDFSVFDEDGKLKQSGVYRNGLLEGKIKTYNKDGVTIQKYHLGKPVPPSLKRPFLQRIHFWGHKRTAAAKSQKH